Genomic segment of Coffea arabica cultivar ET-39 chromosome 1e, Coffea Arabica ET-39 HiFi, whole genome shotgun sequence:
TTTGACTTTGCAAATGGTTGACATACTGGGATTCTTTGATGAGTGAGATATTCAAGTAAAAAGCTTAACCTTATGAACTCGCAGCTGCAAAGCATAGAATTCAACTTCATCTTGGATAGTTGGCAGATCATGAAAGGAGCACCAATCGGACCTGCTAATTAAGGGATTGAAGATCTTCAAACTGTGTGAGTTTACGAGGAGAACTAGGCTGTGCACGGGACAGCAGATGTTTAGTGAAATCATAAGTCTATTGTAAAGAATTTCTTAAACGACCCACAGGAGCGTAGACGAACAATAAGGCAGGAAATTAAAAAAAGCCCTAGTATGTTTTAGTAGAATTGAAGTAGTTTTGTTGGAACAGATTCTGTTCATATAGGGTATGATGGTTTATAATCCAGTGGCTTACTTAGGATGACAAATGCCGCAGTTGCTACAaggcaaaaattttgaaatttttttttttcgtattTCTAAGGAATTGTTTACTAGGAAAGAAACAGGGGTGAGCTAGAATGGTTTATGGTCCAGTGGCTCACCTTGAATTTTATCTTGGATAGAATATTTTTCATTGTATGTGTAATATCTTCGGAATCACTTTAAGAGGTTTTCAGATTATGTCGTCTGTTATGTAATACTACTACATTGAAGCAAGTGCAAGGCATGTACTATGACGCCAAGGAGAGGTAAGTAGGTAACTTGCTAGTAGACAGGTTCTAGTATATCTGGAGAACCAACATATCTGACAAAGAGTTGCAAGTGAAACATGCATTGATGTTGCCGGTGACCAACTGAAGGCTCCGCTTATTACACCATCCAATTATCTCGAGTCGAATAACCTCACTCTCCTGAGCTTGGATTTCTCTATAATCTAGTACAACTGAAAACCAATGCAAGCACTTGCATATCAAAACCAAAGTAGTGCATTGAGTTTACAAGTCTGAGATGAGATTGTGCTAATGAGAAGTGATTAAGTGAAGACGGGATGCCTACTTATCTTGTATCCAGTTGCAGAAATTGAACAAGATTTTGGATGAGTAACAGTGGAGACTACCACCATGGCGGTTTTGTTTATGAGTTGaaattgtttgaatttgattggATCGACCCATCATTGCTTATTATCAGTGATGGTCATTTCGTCTATATTCATATACAGTTTTCTCTTGAACTGCAAGGTATATTTACGATAATGTATATAAACGATCAATGctccaaataaatttatttGTGATAGAAACTTTCTTGATTAGTTTTAAATACACttgtcaaaattaaaagaaaaggaataataataataaagagagaaaaaaatgcaGGGACTGAAGTTCAACCATGTTATAATTGAGGGGCTGAAAGTATAAATTTCCCGAAGTTGTGGCCCCCGTATAAAGGACAGGCTGTAACCAAGACTGGCGACGGTCTGTGCAGCACCATCTGGAAGAATATTGCAAGTGCATTGCCCCTGACCAAAAATGGGCCGGAAATTCTTCGTCGGCGGCAACTGGAAATGCGTATGTTCTAAAACTTATTCTTCTCTTCCCTGATGAATGTGGGTGGGGAAGTTTATTctgatcattttttaaaaatcttaTCAGAACGGTACAACTGATGAGGTGAAGAAGATTGTGAGCATGTTGAATGAAGCTGAAGTTCCTTCAGAAGATGATGTCGGTAAggaattttttagttttttttaaggGAAAAGCAATGTTGAGCAAATACTAGAGTACTGTTTTTTCTTGCTGTTCTGTTTTCAAAGATAACAAGTTTAATTGATGAATTCACATTCATGCTTTCAATTTGAATAAAAATCTTTCCTTTCTGCAAGGCGTCTCTCTTTCCAAGAGTCTCACAATGGAAACTTTGACGGCGTGGAGTTACTGtgaattttaatatatttacaACCAAGTTCTTTCCAGGCTTAAACTTTTGCCGCGTGGCTATATGTTCTTAGTTTGACCCCATTTGAATTCCCACCCcaccccccccaaaaaaaaaccgGGTTGTTAATTGTTATCTGTAATTGAAATTTTTGCATGTAATCCAGCTTTTCGTATGTGGGCTTACTTATTTTTTGTAGATGTGGTTGTCAGTCCCCCATTTGTATTTCTTCCTATCGTGAAAAGCTTGCTGCGACCTGATTTCTCTATTGCTGCACAAAACTGTTGGGTCAGGAAAGGAGGCGCTTTCACGGGCGAGGTTAGGTGTGTTTAGCATGATCATCAATCTTCTTTTTAAAGTTTGTCTAAATATTTTGCAGATATCTAGTGTTCTCGAATGCTTTCTACATTTTTAAGATTTGCCTTGACATTTTCCAGATTGTATTGTTCTCTAATGCTTCTTGATACAAGATTGCATTGAGAAtgcttttggttgaatttcacATTGATGATAGATATTTTTGTTGTCATCAAATATCATTATTTTGACAGAATATCTGTTCATGTTCGGCAAAGTTTGTCAGAAACTAACTTTTTTTACATGGATTTACAACACTGTCATTTGTATTCAAGTACTTCTCCAGGTGtatattttaagtatatatttgAGCATTAAGGCCCTTTCtagatgttacttttgaatgAGAAGGTGTCAGAAGTTTTTATCTTGGCCTGTCATTTAGgctgatttttcttttcacaaATTCAAGGTTGGAATGTATTTTCTTCAGTTACTTAGCATTGATCTAGATGCAACGATTGGTTGTTTTATGTATATATCCAGCCACGGATTTAAGGGGGGGCtggtgggggcttaagcccccccccaagccgccggaaaaccccctatatatagGGGATTCCGGCGGCCAGTGATAGAAAGCAACTGATGTTTACCTTATGCCATGTCAAAGAGATGAAACGTACTAACTTGAGAACAGATATACCACAGACTACTATAATTATCCAAGTAAATGTTCCGGCACCAAAGAGAGGAAGGAAGAAATCAGTAAGTGTTCAACAAAGAAACAGCCTATGATTCTCAAGGgaatcaaattatttttcaaaaaaaaaaaactgtatacCTCCTAAAAAAGAAAGAGCACTACAAAAATGTTAGTATCTAGTTATCCAAACTGATTGTATCAAGCAACAAACATCAAGAAGTACACGAGCAAACGCACTTGCCTTGCATGTCGTAAAAACCCATGTGTATTCTAGAGCTGTTTCGTGAGATAATGTTCTCACCTGTTTGCAATGATGGAGCCAaggggggcagaggggggccatgacccccctaagttttgagaattttaattcataatatataaatatgtgtgtaaaataaaattggcccTCCTAATTTTAGTCATTATGAGAgttaatttttacaattttagtttatattatgagagttgatatatatatatatatatatgtatatgaattaGTCATCTTTGAATGGAATGGCTTGCAAGCTTTAATTTGCCATGAATGTCCATATGCCTGTTACATTCATTGTTTGGCTCATAGGCTTCAATTTGCTTTAGTTGCAGCTTCTAGAGAAGTAGTTTCTGTTCACCAATTCTTCTCCAATTTAGTTTTCATTATCAACATTGTTACTACATCTAGCAAATGTAATGATGAATTAAAGGAGATTCAAGCAATTGAAGTTGCTACTAAGATTGCTAATGGTGAACTTGAAACTGGAAGGGGGCTTAATCAAATTGGCACTTTAAAACGAGCTGGAGATACTCGTTGGGGTTCTCATTTGGATTCTATTACTAGTTTACTGAAAATGTTCAATGCTACTTGTGTGGTTTTAAGTAACATTGCAGTAGATGGAGGTTCATACTCTCAACGTGGAGAtgcaaattttgttttgaatcAGTTGTTATCTTTTAAGCTTGTTTTCACTTTACATCTTATAAAAGATATTGTGGAAATTACTCATCTTTTTTGTATAGCATTGCAACATAAATCTCAAGATATTTTGAATGCAATATATCTTGTCTCAAGCACAACAAAGCTACTGAAGAATTTTCGAGATTCGGGATGGGATGATTTCTTGGTGAAcgttaaattattttttgagcAACATCAAATTGATATCCCATGTATGAATGCTCAATATATTGCAAGACGTGGTAGATCTCGAAGTCATCATGATGAGATTAGTGTGGAGCATTATTATCGAATGGATATATTTCTTGCAACAATTGATTATCAATTGCAAGAGTTACATAGCAGGTTTAATGATCATATCATGGAATTGCTTGTTTTGAGCACTACTTTAAATCCTAGAAATGGATTTATGCTGTTCAAGATTGATGATATTTGTAAACTTGCAGAGAAGTTCTATCCgaatgattttatggagcaagaaCTAGTACGTCTAAAAATAGAACTTCAACATTTTGAACTCgacattccaaatcatcatGAATTGCAAGAATTATCTGGTATTCATGAGTTATGTCAAGGCTTGGTGAAGACAAAAAAATCAGTGATATATCCTCTTATTGATAGATTGATTAGACTTGTTCTTACTCTTCCTGTATCGATTGCAATTACAGAGTGggcattttcaattatgaaaataatcaagACAAAGCTCCAAAACAAGATGGAAGATAATTTCTTAAATGATTATCTAATTGTGTATATAGAAAaggaagttgctgaaaaatttagcagtgattcaatcatagatgaatttagttctatgaaagagCGTAGAGCTCAATTTACTTCTAAGAAAAGatgttgaaatttcaaaatatgttaacataacttttatcttttttcaattgaaaatggttatatttatattacatggttatatatatatatatatattgcataggtgacatattggagagcatcttctcataatgtgcaaTTGGATGGTTTGTaatgttataagatatttaatcaaagattatcttttttgttaatttttgttatgactgTACCGTATATTTATGAATAGAcgtacctttataattaaatttaatatttgatatttttagatgtcatatatttaaatagaagaaaattattttgaacataatatattaagataattttattaggaaaaaattttggccccccccaaaaaaaattcctGACTCCGTCACTGTATATATCCATGAGTTTGGTTTTTGTCTCACTCTCTTTAATgtatattttttgttattttcgtGTCATTTATCTTACATCAAACGAATACAGTGCTGAGATGCTAGTCAATTTGGGCATTCCTTGGGTTATTCTTGGACACTCTGAGAGAAGACTTCTGTTAAATGAATCTAAAGAGGTAAACATATGTCATGGTGATACAGTATACTTTGGCTTCCCGCTCATACCATCTGTCAGTCACTGGTATTGTACATTTCGTATATTGATCCAGTTTGTTGGAGATAAAGTTGCTTATGCCCTTTCCCAAGGCTTGAAAGTGATTGCTTGTGTTGGGGAGACTCTTGAGCAGCGAGAATCTGGATCTACAATGGCTGTGGTTGCTGCACAAACAAAAGCTATTGCAGGTGAACATTCATTGCACCCAATTGTTGATAGTAAAGATTATTTACCCAAACATAGATACGAAAGGTCTAAAATTAGTATAGGACTATTCGTGATGAACTTGGTTTCACCTTAATCTCCAGACAACACACTGATTTCCCTAAAAATAAGTTTGAGGGGACAAATTGTGGTTTTGAGGATATTGCTGGTGGACATGTTTGCAACTTGGGTCCTCTTATGTTTGATaagtaataaaagaaaattgtacAGACTTATCTTCCTTTTCAGTCACTCCCAAATGGAGGAAAGAACAAAACTTTGTGGATTGCAGTTTTTCAAAATGCACAGTGGTTGCCCTTACTGCCGCTTCCATTCGATGTAGCTATGttccatttttgtttttctgtttctttcttggTGATATATAATAGATGTCAAGCATTCTGTTGCAGATCGAGTTTTGAACTGGTCCAATATCGTCTTGGCTTATGAGCCAGTTTGGGCAATTGGTACTGGAAAGGTTGCTACTCCTGCTCAAGCTCAAGAAGTAAGTTTGCTATCTTTGGTATATTGATCAAGTTTCTGATTGATGAAGTTAAGATAATTCATCAACTTCTGTTTTGGTTCTTTTAGAGGGCAAGCAAGATGTTTTGGGGAGATTTGCGTAATTGGACATTCTACAAATGGGGAACTCTCTCTTTACTATGTGCTAAGAATAGTTTTTGTACATGTTCCATAAAAATCGGGGTAATTTTTAATAATAGAAATTGTCAATTGGTGTTTCTGAAAGTATAACTATAAGGTTTTAGATTATATGGCCTCACAAAAGCCTATAGTTGTTGCAATGAAAATGAGTACCGGCAACACAAAGTTGCTGGAAGGTGATGTCCTTTTAACATATAGATTTAATGTTCAGCTTATTAGATATCAACCTCTATCCGAGAATTGCATTTGTAGGTGAATTTGACACCTTGTTTTGTACTGTATCTGTGCATGAGTGATATCCGAGTTGTACTGCTGCTTAGCAATTGAACTGAGCTTTGAATAATTCTGAATGAATTTCTCGGCAACAATTCTGATGAGCTTACGTGTTAGGCATATGATATGCTACAGGAAAACTCCGTCCTTGAATGTGCGGCTTCATTGTTTGTTGTCTTAATCAGATTGTTATCCTTCTGGCTTAAGTGTGCTTAACTTAGTAATTCCTTTTCCAAATCATATTTAAGGGGTTTTTGGATTATTGTTTGCAAATTTTCTCTTTGGTGATTCATTTCAAGAATACTATCATGGGATATGTATATTTGTTCCAGGTTCATTCTGAACTCAGGAAGTGGCTACATGAAAATGCTGGTGCAGAGGTTGCTGCAACAACAAGGATTGTATACGGAGGTATTCAATCTATTCAAGTTTTTGCAAAACCTTAATTTCATGCTTCAAGGCTTCTCTGTGAACTCTTATCAAGTTCCAACCATCACTGATTTCTCCTTAAAAGCAAGTCTTCTACCCCTTGGGTTCCATTGTCCACTCCTGCATGCAAGAGAACTTTAAAATGAGAATGTGGTTGGAATTTTAAGAAGATGGCATTTAAGCTGTCATAGAGTCTTTCCCCCACCCCCCAacccagagagagagagagagagagagagagagaactgaAGGTGCTTAGATTAGCAATGGAAACTCCACTACAGTTATTTATCTTTAGTTTGTTGTCTTCATTTATCAATGCTTGTTGCATCATATGATAATTGAAGGTTCTGTAAATGGAGCGAACTGCAAAGAATTGGCTGCTAAGCCTGATGTTGATGGGCTTTTGGTCGGTGGAGCTTCCCTTAAGGTTTGTTCTACTActgtgttgagtatcacccttccTCATGGTTGTCCTTTGAGTTGTTGTTTGCTTTAGCAGTGGTTTACTAATATTGTTTTGAATGTGCATGACAAATCAGCCCGAATTCATTGATATCATCAAGTCTTCAACTATAAAGAAGAGTAGTGTCTGAAAGCAGGTATTGGTAGCATCTTTTTTCCCTCTTGGTTTCTCGTTCCATCACTGGTGTAAGACCTGAGACAAAGGGTATCGTGTACAATAAAAGCGTACCATTAAACTTGTTCAATATAACTTGCTTCTTTCATGTATATTCTCATTTAAGCACCGGATAATTATGAATTACTATTGGTGTCTTAATTTGGttggtccgtttggattaaacTCAAAACAAGTGTTGCCGGAATGTCTAGTCTAGTCCCTCTTTTTTAGTGGGGCAACAACAGAAGAAAGGTCTAGTTCATCGGCAAAGAAAAAGACCTATCAGCATCCTCTGCCAACGAACATGAGATTGGCTGGTTTTTCCTGCTAAATCATGACGAGCAAAAGTGTCGTTGATTGTAAGGGCTCTATCAGCCTTCTGCTATGGCTCCTCTTCGCCATTATTAGGTGTGCATAATAGTATGCTATGTTATGCAGCCGATTCAGACCGCAGCAATGATACCTCTCATGGTTTATGAGTCAGTGTGAGTGGCGAGGTCTTCCATTCCATCACCAGTCGACGAGACAGCATCATCATTTCCTAGCAACGAACAAATTCGATATATTCGGCTGGAAGTCCCAAGTCATACACCTCAAGTCAGGATTGATTTGAAAGTGGGTTGATGACATGATATGAAACAATAATGCCTCTGCAACTACGTATAACGTTATGCACTTTGATTAATCCATTATTATGTCATAGCATGATGGAAATTCTCATCAATAGCTCTCATTTTCAACATTTAATGCTGATTAACCAAAAAACCTGTATCGGCGGAGGCAAATGGTGACGGTAACTGGGAAATGAGCGAGATTTTGCAGACAGCGGCAAGAGTCGGTGCCGGTCCCAGGCCCCACTGTGGTGGGGACAGGACAGTGCATGCCACAAAACTTGGATTAATTGACAagcttgaataaaagaaaagagggcaCATTGCTAGAAGAAGTTGCTTCGGAAGTGGACGCCATCAGCCCTTAAAGCCAACCGCCATCAGAATTTGTCAACAATTGTGTCGCGAACAATGTGGAAGGAGAGAGACATTTTTACAGGAGTCGGCACACGACGGAGAGCAACTCTGTCTTGACATGATTATGAATTGAAGGCTAAGAAAGCTTTTGTTTATAACTGGAAGTCCGGAGGATGGTTGACATGGTGGGCCTATGGGCAAAATCCTAAATTCCTAACTCAACCAGCAGGGTCCATCCCCTTCAGGCTACTGTTTGCTTCTCAAGTCCTTTAACTTAACTGCCCcccttctttttatttattatgtttgctattttcttgttctttgttcatgctgctgcatttttctttgcattattTTGGTGGTGGGTGAAGAGAGGTGTTCTCGACCGGAATGTTGAATGAGTCAATACCACTCATTCGCCACAGAAAAAATTGCAAAACTTTTTGATTAGTTTCTCTAATAACTCGTCCAGTTTGTCAGTCaactctagaaaaaaaaaaaaaaaaagagagagcagCGGACGAGCAACTGAGATGAAGTCAATGGCATTCTTCTTTGTAGTTcttgagaaaagaaaatcaactcATCGTTCCCCTTATAAGACATTTTCACTTATAAGTATGATCTAGCTCTACTCTAATTTGTTGTTCGTCTGTTGTTGGGTTGAAGATGTCAGCTCAAAAATGTTCGAACTTGAAGGAACAAGGTCTGTCAGTCCATCTGATGCAATTTTCGTGGACCCTGGGAGTCAACTCATCACAACTGAGTTGCTCATGAATATTTCTTCTTGTCGTTTAGTTCCCTACGACTCACGAATTTAGGTTGCTTCTTTCTTGTTGAAGATGGAAACTGAGCATTATTATTCTGATCTAACATGATGAAGGTGATATCGAACGCTGCTCCCGTGGATGACGAGGGTCTCCCGTTATCTTTCAATTCACGAGCTTTGATCTCATACCATAATACCTCATCGTGGCTGGCTGAtttcaaaaaaggaaaagaaaaagtttggCAAAACACGCAATCATATAATACTCTAGTTGTCAGTAGTGATGGTAAAAAGTCAGCACTCTTAATTGTTACACGCAAAATTTAAACCTTAATCTGATAGGCAGAAAAGACACAGAATTACATCAGCAAGTCAATGATTGagcctatcaaatttcattgtaGAAGAATAAGATAGACAAAGAGTACAATAATACCCTCCTCTCGGTTCCTTTAATCTAAATTGATTTTGCGCCTTTAACACCTACTACTACTTTTAAAAGTAAGTAGTTAATTGCCACCACCTGCCTTTGGACTCGTTTTGACTcggtaaaaaatggaaaacaagaAGATTGTCTGAATCTG
This window contains:
- the LOC113709789 gene encoding triosephosphate isomerase, cytosolic, with amino-acid sequence MGRKFFVGGNWKCNGTTDEVKKIVSMLNEAEVPSEDDVDVVVSPPFVFLPIVKSLLRPDFSIAAQNCWVRKGGAFTGEVSAEMLVNLGIPWVILGHSERRLLLNESKEFVGDKVAYALSQGLKVIACVGETLEQRESGSTMAVVAAQTKAIADRVLNWSNIVLAYEPVWAIGTGKVATPAQAQEVHSELRKWLHENAGAEVAATTRIVYGGSVNGANCKELAAKPDVDGLLVGGASLKPEFIDIIKSSTIKKSSV